In one Xyrauchen texanus isolate HMW12.3.18 chromosome 18, RBS_HiC_50CHRs, whole genome shotgun sequence genomic region, the following are encoded:
- the LOC127658770 gene encoding regulator of nonsense transcripts 3A-like isoform X3: protein MRSEKEPRTGSRERGSVEIQFGECQREQDNVAVNPKHKEEKKEIFTKVVIRRLPPSLSKDQLEEQLSPLPSFDYFEFFPADQSLYPHLFSRAYINFINQEDIIIFRDRFDGYVFIDCKGQEYPAVVEFAPFQKVSKKKLKKKDAKAGTIDEDPEYRRFLENYSCDEEKSMANPETLLGEIEAKTRELIAKRTTPLLEYIKSKKLEKQRIREEKREERRRRELEKKRQREEEKRKRREEERRKRKDTEKQKKLSEKEIKIKLLKKCERDDDMDSDRLKDKGDSGEAEKNKWEKTAGNNKSKDTKDNRGQIESDKEQRESHGRRQRDKEHRSRDEERKRQRHHYEFDKFMRRKDETKWGKGYCQDRAKKEQNHGYSYCPDAGDKLGKEDREDMASRKERIRNKDRPAMQLYQPGSRNRKRMGSSNKTFEFPPISPEHGGEHCYKTIIGTGSEKSADE from the exons ATGAGGTCTGAAAAGGAGCCGAGGACAGGAAGCAGGGAGAGAGGCAGTGTTGAGATCCAGTTTGGGGAGTGTCAGAGGGAGCAGGACAACGTTGCAGTGAACCCGAAGCACAAAGAGGAGAAAAAGGAGATCTTCACCAAG GTTGTCATACGCCGCCTGCCACCCAGTCTATCAAAAGACCAGCTTGAGGAGCAACTGAGTCCTCTTCCATCTTTTGACTATTTCGAGTTCTTCCCCGCTGATCAGAG cTTATACCCACATCTCTTCTCAAGAGCATACATCAACTTCATAAATCAAGAGGATATAATTATTTTCAGGGATCGTTTTGATGGCTATGTGTTCATTGACTGTAAAG GTCAAGAATATCCAGCTGTGGTAGAATTTGCCCCATTTCAGAAAGTCTCCAAGAAAAAGTTAAAGAAGAAAGATGCTAAAGCAGGAACCATTGATGAAG ATCCGGAATACAGAAGATTTCTTGAAAACTACTCTTGTGATGAGGAGAAATCAATGGCCAACCCAGAAACACTATTGGGAGAGATTGAAGCTAAAACACGAGAACTCATAG CCAAAAGGACGACTCCCTTACTGGAATACATTAAAAGCAAGAAGTTAGAGAAACAG AGaataagagaagaaaagagagaggaaaGGCGAAGGAGAGAACTGGAaaagaagagacagagggaggaggagaaaaggaagcGCAGAGAGGAGGAGAGACGAAAACGAAAGGATACCGAGAAGCAGAAGAAGCTTTCGGAAAAAGAGATTAAGATCAAG CTTTTGAAGAAGTGTGAACGAGATGATGACATGGACTCAGACAGACTGAAAGATAAAGGAGACAGCGGAGAGGCGGAAAAGAACAAATGGGAAAAAACGGCAGGAAACAATAAGTCAAAAGATACCAAAGACAA TAGGGGTCAAATCGAGAGTGACAAGGAGCAGCGAGAGAGTCATGGCCGTCGCCAGAGAGACAAAGAGCATCGCAGCAGAGATGAGGAGCGTAAACGCCAGAGGCATCATTACGAGTTTGATAAGTTCATGCGACGCAAGGACGAAACCAAATGGGGCAAAGGCTACTGCCAGGACAGGGCCAAGAAAGAGCAAAACCATGGGTACTCCTACTGTCCAGACGCTGGGGACAAACTGGGCAAAGAGGACAGAGAGGACATGGCGAGCAGGAAAGAACGGATTCGTAATAAG GACCGACCAGCGATGCAGCTGTACCAACCTGGCTCCCGAAACCGCAAGCGCATGGGCTCCAGCAACAAAACCTTTGAATTTCCACCCATCTCACCTGAGCATGGAGGAGAGCACTGCTATAAGACAATCATTGGAACAGGCTCAGAGAAAAGTGCAGACGAGTGA
- the LOC127658770 gene encoding regulator of nonsense transcripts 3A-like isoform X1, which translates to MRSEKEPRTGSRERGSVEIQFGECQREQDNVAVNPKHKEEKKEIFTKVVIRRLPPSLSKDQLEEQLSPLPSFDYFEFFPADQSLYPHLFSRAYINFINQEDIIIFRDRFDGYVFIDCKGQEYPAVVEFAPFQKVSKKKLKKKDAKAGTIDEDPEYRRFLENYSCDEEKSMANPETLLGEIEAKTRELIAKRTTPLLEYIKSKKLEKQRIREEKREERRRRELEKKRQREEEKRKRREEERRKRKDTEKQKKLSEKEIKIKLLKKCERDDDMDSDRLKDKGDSGEAEKNKWEKTAGNNKSKDTKDNRGQIESDKEQRESHGRRQRDKEHRSRDEERKRQRHHYEFDKFMRRKDETKWGKGYCQDRAKKEQNHGYSYCPDAGDKLGKEDREDMASRKERIRNKSVLVHQEKRTSQSEGPDQIGGALPAKDRPAMQLYQPGSRNRKRMGSSNKTFEFPPISPEHGGEHCYKTIIGTGSEKSADE; encoded by the exons ATGAGGTCTGAAAAGGAGCCGAGGACAGGAAGCAGGGAGAGAGGCAGTGTTGAGATCCAGTTTGGGGAGTGTCAGAGGGAGCAGGACAACGTTGCAGTGAACCCGAAGCACAAAGAGGAGAAAAAGGAGATCTTCACCAAG GTTGTCATACGCCGCCTGCCACCCAGTCTATCAAAAGACCAGCTTGAGGAGCAACTGAGTCCTCTTCCATCTTTTGACTATTTCGAGTTCTTCCCCGCTGATCAGAG cTTATACCCACATCTCTTCTCAAGAGCATACATCAACTTCATAAATCAAGAGGATATAATTATTTTCAGGGATCGTTTTGATGGCTATGTGTTCATTGACTGTAAAG GTCAAGAATATCCAGCTGTGGTAGAATTTGCCCCATTTCAGAAAGTCTCCAAGAAAAAGTTAAAGAAGAAAGATGCTAAAGCAGGAACCATTGATGAAG ATCCGGAATACAGAAGATTTCTTGAAAACTACTCTTGTGATGAGGAGAAATCAATGGCCAACCCAGAAACACTATTGGGAGAGATTGAAGCTAAAACACGAGAACTCATAG CCAAAAGGACGACTCCCTTACTGGAATACATTAAAAGCAAGAAGTTAGAGAAACAG AGaataagagaagaaaagagagaggaaaGGCGAAGGAGAGAACTGGAaaagaagagacagagggaggaggagaaaaggaagcGCAGAGAGGAGGAGAGACGAAAACGAAAGGATACCGAGAAGCAGAAGAAGCTTTCGGAAAAAGAGATTAAGATCAAG CTTTTGAAGAAGTGTGAACGAGATGATGACATGGACTCAGACAGACTGAAAGATAAAGGAGACAGCGGAGAGGCGGAAAAGAACAAATGGGAAAAAACGGCAGGAAACAATAAGTCAAAAGATACCAAAGACAA TAGGGGTCAAATCGAGAGTGACAAGGAGCAGCGAGAGAGTCATGGCCGTCGCCAGAGAGACAAAGAGCATCGCAGCAGAGATGAGGAGCGTAAACGCCAGAGGCATCATTACGAGTTTGATAAGTTCATGCGACGCAAGGACGAAACCAAATGGGGCAAAGGCTACTGCCAGGACAGGGCCAAGAAAGAGCAAAACCATGGGTACTCCTACTGTCCAGACGCTGGGGACAAACTGGGCAAAGAGGACAGAGAGGACATGGCGAGCAGGAAAGAACGGATTCGTAATAAG TCTGTGTTAGTGCATCAGGAGAAAAGGACTTCCCAGTCTGAGGGGCCAGACCAGATAGGAGGGGCTCTGCCAGCAAAG GACCGACCAGCGATGCAGCTGTACCAACCTGGCTCCCGAAACCGCAAGCGCATGGGCTCCAGCAACAAAACCTTTGAATTTCCACCCATCTCACCTGAGCATGGAGGAGAGCACTGCTATAAGACAATCATTGGAACAGGCTCAGAGAAAAGTGCAGACGAGTGA
- the LOC127658770 gene encoding regulator of nonsense transcripts 3A-like isoform X2 translates to MRSEKEPRTGSRERGSVEIQFGECQREQDNVAVNPKHKEEKKEIFTKVVIRRLPPSLSKDQLEEQLSPLPSFDYFEFFPADQSLYPHLFSRAYINFINQEDIIIFRDRFDGYVFIDCKGQEYPAVVEFAPFQKVSKKKLKKKDAKAGTIDEDPEYRRFLENYSCDEEKSMANPETLLGEIEAKTRELIAKRTTPLLEYIKSKKLEKQRIREEKREERRRRELEKKRQREEEKRKRREEERRKRKDTEKQKKLSEKEIKIKLLKKCERDDDMDSDRLKDKGDSGEAEKNKWEKTAGNNKSKDTKDKGQIESDKEQRESHGRRQRDKEHRSRDEERKRQRHHYEFDKFMRRKDETKWGKGYCQDRAKKEQNHGYSYCPDAGDKLGKEDREDMASRKERIRNKSVLVHQEKRTSQSEGPDQIGGALPAKDRPAMQLYQPGSRNRKRMGSSNKTFEFPPISPEHGGEHCYKTIIGTGSEKSADE, encoded by the exons ATGAGGTCTGAAAAGGAGCCGAGGACAGGAAGCAGGGAGAGAGGCAGTGTTGAGATCCAGTTTGGGGAGTGTCAGAGGGAGCAGGACAACGTTGCAGTGAACCCGAAGCACAAAGAGGAGAAAAAGGAGATCTTCACCAAG GTTGTCATACGCCGCCTGCCACCCAGTCTATCAAAAGACCAGCTTGAGGAGCAACTGAGTCCTCTTCCATCTTTTGACTATTTCGAGTTCTTCCCCGCTGATCAGAG cTTATACCCACATCTCTTCTCAAGAGCATACATCAACTTCATAAATCAAGAGGATATAATTATTTTCAGGGATCGTTTTGATGGCTATGTGTTCATTGACTGTAAAG GTCAAGAATATCCAGCTGTGGTAGAATTTGCCCCATTTCAGAAAGTCTCCAAGAAAAAGTTAAAGAAGAAAGATGCTAAAGCAGGAACCATTGATGAAG ATCCGGAATACAGAAGATTTCTTGAAAACTACTCTTGTGATGAGGAGAAATCAATGGCCAACCCAGAAACACTATTGGGAGAGATTGAAGCTAAAACACGAGAACTCATAG CCAAAAGGACGACTCCCTTACTGGAATACATTAAAAGCAAGAAGTTAGAGAAACAG AGaataagagaagaaaagagagaggaaaGGCGAAGGAGAGAACTGGAaaagaagagacagagggaggaggagaaaaggaagcGCAGAGAGGAGGAGAGACGAAAACGAAAGGATACCGAGAAGCAGAAGAAGCTTTCGGAAAAAGAGATTAAGATCAAG CTTTTGAAGAAGTGTGAACGAGATGATGACATGGACTCAGACAGACTGAAAGATAAAGGAGACAGCGGAGAGGCGGAAAAGAACAAATGGGAAAAAACGGCAGGAAACAATAAGTCAAAAGATACCAAAGACAA GGGTCAAATCGAGAGTGACAAGGAGCAGCGAGAGAGTCATGGCCGTCGCCAGAGAGACAAAGAGCATCGCAGCAGAGATGAGGAGCGTAAACGCCAGAGGCATCATTACGAGTTTGATAAGTTCATGCGACGCAAGGACGAAACCAAATGGGGCAAAGGCTACTGCCAGGACAGGGCCAAGAAAGAGCAAAACCATGGGTACTCCTACTGTCCAGACGCTGGGGACAAACTGGGCAAAGAGGACAGAGAGGACATGGCGAGCAGGAAAGAACGGATTCGTAATAAG TCTGTGTTAGTGCATCAGGAGAAAAGGACTTCCCAGTCTGAGGGGCCAGACCAGATAGGAGGGGCTCTGCCAGCAAAG GACCGACCAGCGATGCAGCTGTACCAACCTGGCTCCCGAAACCGCAAGCGCATGGGCTCCAGCAACAAAACCTTTGAATTTCCACCCATCTCACCTGAGCATGGAGGAGAGCACTGCTATAAGACAATCATTGGAACAGGCTCAGAGAAAAGTGCAGACGAGTGA
- the p2ry8 gene encoding P2Y purinoceptor 8, which translates to MLLEVEKTTMSLKQQENYTRMDNDTLAMFDNKLASDLVSAIYIVVTLANLSGNGVSLFLLLMRTSPKTSSIIFMINLTLTDLLLGAMLPFQIMYQMQGFNWILGTGMCNVLTVAFYANMYCSILSMTAISTDRYLGIVKPMRFRELREKKSYAVVACIFMWLLVLAILSPLESSDLTFYVRERNITTCFDVLRKDMLPTSAHWAAFLFSMFIILFLCPFIITVYCYFNIIFVLVRKANSQQKGRAVRLACSVLFVFIFCFTPNNILLLAHSITRLYYGKSLYIYYKLSLSLSCINSCIDPFIYYFASKEFRKKLRQLLRLQTLSTVETQMIEGHRESFFSGRTTCNAHEDCDNF; encoded by the exons ATGCTTCTTGAG GTTGAGAAAACAACCATGAGTCTGAAACAACAGGAAAACTACACCAGAATGGATAATGACACACTGGCCATGTTTGACAACAAATTGGCCAGTGATCTTGTCTCGGCCATCTATATTGTTGTGACTCTGGCCAACCTCAGCGGCAACGGTGTCTCTCTGTTTCTGCTGTTGATGCGTACCTCACCGAAGACTTCCTCCATCATCTTCATGATCAACCTCACCCTAACTGACCTGTTACTGGGCGCCATGCTCCCCTTTCAGATCATGTACCAAATGCAGGGCTTCAACTGGATCTTGGGCACAGGGATGTGCAACGTATTGACTGTGGCATTCTATGCCAACATGTATTGCTCTATTTTGTCCATGACGGCCATTAGCACTGACCGTTACCTGGGCATTGTGAAACCGATGCGCTTCAGAGAACTGAGGGAGAAGAAATCGTACGCCGTTGTCGCCTGTATTTTTATGTGGCTGTTGGTCCTCGCGATTCTGAGCCCATTGGAAAGCTCAGACTTGACATTTTATGTAAGAGAGCGCAACATTACCACCTGTTTTGACGTGTTAAGGAAGGACATGCTCCCAACTTCTGCTCACTGGGCGGCATTCCTGTTCAGCATGTTCATCATTCTCTTCCTCTGTCCCTTCATTATAACAGTGTATTGCTACTTTAACATCATCTTTGTGCTGGTTAGAAAGGCCAATAGTCAACAAAAAGGTCGTGCTGTGCGCTTGGCATGCTCTGTCctgtttgtgttcattttttgTTTCACTCCCAATAACATACTACTCTTGGCTCACTCAATTACAAGACTGTACTATGGGAAATCTCTCTATATCTACTACAAGCTCTCCCTGTCCCTTAGCTGCATTAACAGTTGCATTGAtccatttatatattattttgccTCCAAAGAGTTCCGTAAAAAGCTAAGGCAATTGCTGCGGTTGCAGACTCTTAGCACAGTAGAGACTCAGATGATTGAGGGTCATAGGGAGAGCTTTTTCTCTGGTCGCACAACGTGCAATGCACATGAAGACTGTGACAatttttaa